From a region of the Methylomonas rapida genome:
- the cas6f gene encoding type I-F CRISPR-associated endoribonuclease Cas6/Csy4 produces the protein MNYYIEITLLPAPDFSLFKLWSRAFEQLHLGFVENQDDQKRVPIGLSLPEYKMGEKYGVLGSKCRLFAADIARLERFNAPQRLARLSDYVHCTSIRPVPAKVAGYAVYRRERPKTNPERLARRYAKRHGMDLETALTTTVELQAPTGDASYSTTFRYADMPVPSVALPFIRLQSLSGGQTFCLWIAKTEVAAPVAGSFSAYGLSGAATVPEF, from the coding sequence ATGAACTATTACATTGAAATTACGTTATTACCTGCCCCTGATTTCAGCCTATTCAAACTTTGGTCCCGAGCATTCGAACAACTCCACCTCGGCTTCGTGGAAAATCAGGATGATCAAAAGCGCGTTCCTATCGGCTTATCGCTACCGGAATACAAAATGGGAGAAAAGTACGGCGTATTAGGCAGTAAATGCCGTCTGTTCGCCGCCGACATAGCCAGGCTAGAACGCTTCAACGCGCCGCAACGCTTGGCGCGCCTTAGCGACTACGTGCATTGCACTTCCATCCGGCCAGTGCCTGCCAAGGTGGCGGGTTATGCGGTTTACCGGCGCGAACGGCCCAAGACCAATCCCGAGCGTTTGGCCCGGCGTTACGCCAAACGCCACGGCATGGACCTGGAAACCGCGCTGACAACGACCGTGGAACTACAAGCGCCGACCGGCGACGCCAGTTATTCGACGACCTTTCGTTATGCCGACATGCCCGTGCCGTCGGTGGCCTTGCCGTTTATTCGCTTGCAAAGCTTGAGTGGCGGACAGACATTTTGTTTGTGGATCGCGAAAACCGAAGTCGCCGCACCAGTGGCCGGTAGTTTTAGCGCTTACGGCCTAAGCGGTGCCGCCACCGTACCGGAATTTTGA
- a CDS encoding AbrB/MazE/SpoVT family DNA-binding domain-containing protein encodes MKLPATKIRLTPIVTVDYQGDAMARLTRKRQVTLPKAVCNAIGFQAGDFVDVFAHDGMIHVVKVDSDNLAAKSNDSIKCKDLPTIDDIKNSQ; translated from the coding sequence ATGAAATTACCGGCGACCAAAATTCGATTGACTCCAATTGTTACAGTAGATTATCAAGGAGATGCAATGGCTCGATTAACCCGCAAAAGACAGGTGACCTTACCGAAAGCCGTTTGTAATGCCATTGGGTTTCAGGCAGGAGACTTCGTTGATGTCTTTGCCCACGATGGAATGATACATGTTGTTAAAGTGGACTCTGATAATTTAGCCGCGAAATCTAACGACTCAATCAAATGCAAAGATTTACCGACAATCGACGACATCAAAAACAGCCAGTAA
- the cas7fv gene encoding type I-Fv CRISPR-associated protein Cas7fv — MQKITGIKSVDFKVVAYGYGVVNWNGPTALRPEGATKDLDNHTLPKLRGYTNLTGKVSEKGFKYKKEPTDIDFKETPMYISQNCIRHHLFKDQAYDLHYAKDKNLLSVLKSITGLVRGYVVPSSQCKRTSPLLLEDFVDQLGKGNFEQMGRSGTKEKDKDDKGDDVASNSFFSKTTFGETEYLAYGSISIEQLQFISLDKKFDRAAMVIKDGEGEKVAQAVQEFIKTIDPSRNPKAIFHQNYVRGGTIFEEGEVGILLDNEAIDILVKETLRMIEELSIRQAKGYMYVDSLLADYNDSNKMMRIKRNPAGINEEAKAPYAVYFYAK, encoded by the coding sequence ATGCAAAAAATTACCGGTATTAAAAGCGTGGATTTTAAAGTGGTTGCTTACGGCTATGGAGTGGTCAACTGGAATGGTCCAACTGCGCTAAGACCAGAGGGTGCTACAAAAGACTTAGATAATCATACGTTGCCTAAATTACGAGGCTATACAAATTTGACAGGAAAAGTCAGTGAGAAAGGCTTTAAGTACAAAAAAGAGCCCACGGACATCGACTTCAAAGAAACGCCGATGTATATCAGTCAAAACTGCATTCGACACCATTTATTCAAGGACCAAGCTTATGATCTGCATTATGCCAAGGATAAAAATCTACTTTCTGTATTGAAATCAATTACTGGATTGGTTCGCGGATATGTAGTCCCTTCCAGCCAATGTAAACGCACTAGTCCGCTATTATTGGAAGATTTCGTCGATCAATTGGGCAAAGGAAATTTCGAACAAATGGGACGTTCAGGTACTAAAGAAAAAGATAAGGATGACAAAGGCGATGATGTTGCCAGCAATTCATTTTTCTCCAAAACCACATTTGGTGAAACCGAATATTTGGCTTACGGCTCAATTAGTATCGAGCAATTGCAATTTATTTCGTTAGATAAAAAATTCGACCGCGCCGCGATGGTTATCAAAGACGGCGAAGGCGAAAAAGTTGCCCAGGCAGTACAAGAGTTTATTAAAACCATCGATCCTAGCCGGAATCCAAAAGCAATATTTCATCAAAACTACGTGCGTGGCGGCACGATATTCGAAGAAGGTGAGGTCGGTATTTTATTGGATAACGAAGCCATCGACATTTTAGTCAAGGAAACCTTGCGCATGATCGAAGAGCTGAGTATTCGCCAAGCCAAAGGCTATATGTATGTTGATAGCCTACTAGCCGATTACAACGACAGCAACAAAATGATGCGTATAAAACGCAACCCGGCCGGAATTAACGAAGAAGCAAAGGCACCCTATGCGGTTTATTTTTACGCAAAATAA
- a CDS encoding glutathione S-transferase, translating into MNNRFTLDRLPILYSFRRCPYAMRARLVIAYAGIAVELREVQLKNKPQAMLEASPKGTVPVLVLPSSEVIDESLDIMSWALGLNDPDHWLETQSQAQSLIRRNDGEFKYYLDRYKYADRYPEHPIEYYRTHGELFLAELEQRLERNACLSGPRFGLADAAIAPFIRQFAAVDRDWFASSAYPALRGWLQNFLDSPLLAQAMHTYQPWSKNDEAVLFP; encoded by the coding sequence ATGAACAATCGTTTTACTTTGGACCGACTCCCGATACTGTATAGCTTCCGCCGCTGTCCCTATGCGATGCGCGCCCGTTTGGTGATTGCCTATGCCGGCATTGCCGTCGAACTTCGAGAAGTGCAACTTAAGAACAAACCCCAGGCCATGCTGGAAGCATCGCCGAAAGGCACGGTGCCGGTTTTGGTCTTACCGAGCAGCGAGGTCATAGACGAAAGTTTGGACATCATGTCATGGGCGCTGGGACTCAACGATCCTGATCATTGGCTGGAAACGCAATCTCAAGCGCAAAGCTTGATCAGACGGAACGACGGCGAATTTAAATACTATCTGGACCGTTACAAATACGCGGATCGTTATCCGGAACACCCGATCGAGTATTATCGGACCCATGGCGAATTATTCTTGGCTGAATTGGAACAGCGTCTTGAGCGAAATGCTTGCTTAAGCGGCCCGCGATTCGGTTTGGCCGACGCCGCGATCGCGCCATTCATCCGCCAATTTGCCGCAGTCGACCGCGATTGGTTTGCCAGCTCCGCTTATCCGGCGTTGCGAGGCTGGCTGCAAAATTTTTTGGATTCGCCCCTATTAGCCCAGGCAATGCATACTTATCAACCCTGGTCTAAAAACGATGAAGCCGTGCTGTTCCCCTGA
- the glyA gene encoding serine hydroxymethyltransferase, producing MFNQSMTIEGFDNELFQAIEQERQRQEDHIELIASENYASPRVLEAQGTLLTNKYAEGYPEKRYYGGCEYVDIVEQLAIDRAKALFGADYANVQPHSGSQANMAVFMSLVQPGDTILGLSLADGGHLTHGAKPNFSGKIYNAIQYGLNPETGEIDYDQVEALALEHKPKMIIAGFSAYSRIWDWQRFRDIADKVGAYYVVDMAHVAGLVAAGLYPNPVPIADVVTSTTHKSLRGPRGGLILARSNPELEKKLNANIFPGIQGGPLMHVIAAKAVAFKEAMTPEFKTYQQQVVNNARAMAEVFIKRGYDVVSGGTDNHLMLVSLIAKGITGKAADAALGRAHITVNKNAVPNDPQSPFVTSGIRVGTPAPTTRGFKEDQVREIANLMCDVMDNLDDENVIAAVRDKVKLLCSRFPVYSEA from the coding sequence ATGTTTAATCAATCGATGACCATCGAAGGCTTTGACAACGAATTATTCCAGGCCATCGAGCAGGAGCGGCAACGTCAGGAAGACCACATCGAACTGATCGCTTCCGAAAATTACGCCAGCCCGCGCGTACTGGAAGCGCAAGGCACTTTGCTGACCAACAAATACGCCGAAGGTTACCCGGAAAAACGCTATTACGGCGGCTGCGAATACGTCGACATCGTCGAGCAACTGGCCATAGACCGCGCCAAGGCACTGTTCGGCGCCGATTACGCCAACGTGCAGCCGCACTCCGGCTCACAGGCCAACATGGCGGTATTCATGTCCCTGGTGCAGCCCGGCGACACCATTCTGGGCCTGAGCCTGGCCGACGGCGGCCATTTGACCCACGGCGCCAAGCCCAACTTCTCCGGCAAGATTTATAACGCGATTCAGTACGGCTTGAATCCCGAAACTGGCGAGATCGATTACGACCAAGTCGAAGCCTTGGCCTTGGAACACAAACCCAAAATGATCATCGCCGGCTTCTCGGCCTATTCGCGCATCTGGGATTGGCAACGTTTCCGCGACATCGCCGATAAAGTCGGCGCTTATTATGTCGTGGACATGGCCCACGTTGCTGGCCTCGTGGCCGCCGGTCTTTATCCCAATCCAGTGCCCATCGCGGACGTCGTTACCAGCACCACGCACAAATCCCTGCGCGGCCCGCGCGGCGGCTTGATTTTGGCCAGGAGCAATCCGGAATTGGAGAAAAAGCTCAACGCCAATATCTTCCCCGGCATTCAAGGTGGTCCGCTAATGCACGTGATCGCCGCCAAGGCTGTGGCGTTCAAGGAAGCCATGACGCCGGAGTTCAAAACTTATCAGCAGCAAGTCGTCAACAACGCACGGGCGATGGCCGAAGTCTTCATCAAACGCGGTTACGACGTAGTATCCGGCGGCACCGACAACCATTTGATGCTGGTTTCGCTGATTGCCAAGGGCATCACCGGCAAGGCCGCCGACGCCGCCCTGGGCCGCGCCCACATCACCGTCAACAAGAACGCCGTGCCCAACGACCCGCAATCACCCTTCGTGACCAGCGGCATCCGCGTCGGCACCCCGGCCCCGACCACTCGCGGCTTCAAGGAAGATCAGGTGCGGGAAATCGCCAACCTGATGTGCGACGTGATGGACAACCTCGACGACGAAAACGTCATCGCGGCGGTGCGCGACAAAGTCAAATTGTTGTGTTCACGCTTTCCGGTATATTCGGAGGCCTAA
- a CDS encoding formate--tetrahydrofolate ligase yields MSDIEIAQQAKMRPIIDLAGEKFGIPAEHLDPYGHYKAKISLEYVNSLTDKTDGKLILVTAISPTPAGEGKTTTTVGLGDALNRLGKKTIICLREPSLGPCFGVKGGAAGGGYAQVVPMEDINLHFTGDFHAIGIAHNLLSALIDNHINHGNKLDIDPRRIQWKRVVDMNDRALRKIVVGMGGPANGYLREDGFDIVVASEVMAILCLATSRADLKERLGRIVIGYKSDKVTPVYAKDLNAHGAMAAVLKDAIKPNLVQTLENNLAIIHGGPFANIAHGCNTVTATKTALKLADYAVTEAGFGADLGAEKFLDIKCRMSGLKPSAVVLVATVRALKFHGGVAKDELNQENLEALEKGLANLERHLHNITQHYGLPCVVSINHFSFDTDAEIELLKQKCEALGAKCVIAKHWAHGGAGAEDLAHEVLNIVDQREPAFNYVYDSELPLWNKIEAIATKLYGAGSVSASPKVMAEIKALQANYGDFPICMAKTQMSFTTNPNAKGAPSGHNVEISEVRLANGAGFIVAIAGDMMTMPGLPKVPAAERIDISDDGVISGLF; encoded by the coding sequence ATGTCAGACATCGAAATTGCCCAACAAGCCAAGATGCGCCCCATCATCGACTTGGCGGGCGAAAAATTCGGCATACCGGCCGAACATCTCGACCCTTACGGTCATTACAAGGCCAAGATCTCGCTGGAATACGTCAACAGCCTGACCGACAAAACCGACGGCAAATTGATTTTGGTCACCGCGATCAGCCCGACCCCGGCCGGCGAAGGCAAGACCACGACGACGGTGGGTTTGGGCGATGCGCTGAACCGGCTGGGCAAGAAAACCATCATCTGCCTGCGCGAACCCTCTTTAGGCCCGTGCTTCGGCGTCAAAGGCGGCGCGGCCGGCGGCGGCTATGCCCAGGTGGTGCCGATGGAAGACATCAATCTGCATTTCACCGGCGACTTCCATGCGATCGGCATCGCGCATAATTTATTGTCCGCGTTGATCGACAACCATATCAACCACGGCAACAAGCTGGACATCGACCCGCGCCGCATCCAATGGAAACGCGTGGTCGACATGAACGACCGGGCGCTGCGCAAGATCGTGGTCGGCATGGGCGGCCCTGCCAACGGCTATTTGCGCGAGGATGGATTCGATATCGTCGTCGCCTCGGAAGTGATGGCAATTCTATGTCTGGCCACCAGCCGCGCCGACTTGAAGGAACGCTTGGGCCGTATCGTCATTGGCTACAAATCCGACAAAGTCACGCCGGTTTACGCCAAAGACCTGAACGCCCACGGCGCGATGGCGGCAGTCCTGAAAGACGCGATCAAGCCGAACTTGGTGCAAACCCTGGAAAACAACCTGGCCATCATCCATGGCGGCCCGTTCGCGAACATCGCACATGGCTGCAACACTGTTACGGCGACCAAAACCGCATTGAAACTGGCCGATTACGCCGTGACCGAAGCCGGCTTCGGCGCCGATTTGGGTGCGGAGAAATTCCTGGACATCAAATGCCGGATGTCCGGCCTCAAGCCATCGGCTGTGGTGTTGGTCGCGACCGTGCGGGCCCTGAAATTCCACGGGGGCGTCGCCAAGGACGAATTGAATCAAGAAAACCTGGAAGCATTGGAAAAAGGTTTAGCCAACCTGGAACGCCACCTGCACAACATTACTCAACATTACGGCCTGCCGTGCGTGGTCAGCATCAACCATTTCAGCTTCGATACCGACGCCGAAATCGAGCTGTTGAAACAAAAATGCGAAGCCCTGGGCGCCAAATGCGTGATCGCCAAGCACTGGGCCCATGGCGGGGCCGGCGCGGAAGACTTGGCGCACGAAGTATTGAACATCGTCGACCAGCGCGAGCCGGCGTTCAACTATGTCTACGACAGCGAATTGCCGCTGTGGAACAAGATAGAAGCCATCGCCACCAAGCTGTATGGTGCCGGCAGCGTCAGCGCCAGCCCGAAGGTCATGGCCGAAATCAAGGCGCTACAGGCCAACTACGGCGACTTCCCGATTTGCATGGCCAAGACCCAGATGTCGTTCACGACCAACCCGAACGCCAAGGGCGCGCCTTCCGGTCATAACGTCGAAATCAGCGAAGTACGCCTGGCCAACGGTGCCGGTTTCATCGTCGCGATTGCCGGCGACATGATGACGATGCCGGGCCTACCGAAAGTGCCGGCCGCCGAGCGCATCGACATCAGCGACGACGGCGTGATCAGCGGTTTGTTTTAA
- the cas5fv gene encoding type I-Fv CRISPR-associated protein Cas5fv, with protein MRITIKYEASWRNSFLDGSNNEPLPKNGRPFVGSMTTLGKRDGNGNYPNFIKREITHDTVMGILNRLIGDQRKLYQSRNCPNYFFLGLEDNISFDDQQNAGNPINTETVYIRNMEGNTDQNSFSGMIKGNHPAFISDYSREFWGVLWLSFEELKSFLTDSSFAFDLPSSVDISLSSVLERSLYLRDVMKPMTCDEAIINVVSIMKTVFPEEKYIEADKLKPIRLYAAALYIQLERLKKKYDMTTACNRRGTNTFVYGYSKRGFNGTRDFMKNFVTGGEKPIWGNPYKLDRRNTEGVSLLTKANGTLDIHIDIPENKAQQLKEMIEAAGVSSFYLGKKGLAYVDVIR; from the coding sequence ATGCGTATTACTATTAAATACGAAGCGTCTTGGCGAAACTCATTTTTGGATGGCTCCAATAACGAACCTTTGCCCAAAAACGGCCGTCCGTTTGTCGGCTCAATGACCACCTTGGGCAAGCGCGATGGCAACGGCAATTATCCAAATTTTATTAAGCGGGAAATTACTCATGATACGGTGATGGGTATCTTGAATCGGCTTATTGGCGATCAAAGAAAGCTGTATCAGTCCAGGAACTGTCCAAATTATTTCTTTTTAGGCCTGGAAGATAATATATCGTTTGATGATCAGCAAAATGCGGGTAATCCTATTAACACCGAGACGGTTTATATACGGAATATGGAGGGCAATACCGACCAGAACTCATTTTCAGGCATGATTAAGGGTAATCATCCTGCATTTATTTCTGATTACTCCAGAGAGTTTTGGGGAGTGCTTTGGTTGTCATTTGAAGAGCTCAAGTCTTTTTTAACTGATAGTTCATTTGCATTTGATTTACCTAGTTCTGTTGATATTAGCTTGTCATCTGTTCTGGAACGATCGCTATATCTACGCGACGTTATGAAGCCAATGACATGTGATGAAGCTATCATCAATGTGGTTTCAATAATGAAAACAGTGTTTCCTGAAGAAAAGTACATTGAAGCAGACAAGTTAAAACCAATAAGACTCTATGCAGCGGCGTTATATATTCAATTGGAACGACTCAAGAAAAAATATGATATGACAACTGCTTGTAACAGAAGAGGGACTAATACCTTCGTGTATGGTTATTCTAAGCGAGGATTTAATGGGACACGAGATTTCATGAAAAACTTTGTCACCGGCGGTGAAAAGCCAATCTGGGGTAATCCCTATAAGTTGGATCGGCGCAATACGGAAGGAGTGTCCTTACTAACCAAAGCCAACGGTACGCTAGATATTCACATTGATATTCCAGAAAACAAAGCCCAACAACTCAAAGAAATGATCGAAGCCGCTGGCGTTTCCAGCTTCTATTTGGGAAAAAAGGGGTTGGCTTATGTCGATGTTATTCGCTGA
- a CDS encoding glycerate kinase type-2 family protein has product MVHRAAERRAHCLELLKAGIAAADPATAVTKHLLNRAGRFCLGLNADNSQTRSGDWHRIRVIAFGKAACVMAEATRSTIPSDLLTVPGLIVTTYENARPIEGFEVLAAGHPLPDENGLRAAEIMASSVQRAQKNELVLALISGGGSALLPCPVDGLCLADKITTTQLLLNSGASIHQLNCVRKHLSRLKGGGLAKLSAPADLHAMILSDVLDDDLSVIASGPTVADDTTFAEAIEILQTRQLWNQTPVRVREHLEQGKRGLRDETLKSDAALLHHVSHTLIGSNALSVAAAMKAAQTLGYEAELYHSSLCGEAREVASQLAVNCKQRYHAGLQQPVALIAGGETTVTVTGQGKGGRNQEMTLAFALAMEKLGLKQHWTFLSAGTDGRDGPTDAAGGLVDGQTLTHMRAAGIAPEAALADNDAYTALKASNDLVITGATSTNVADLQILLLHPITE; this is encoded by the coding sequence ATGGTTCATCGAGCAGCCGAACGGCGCGCGCATTGCCTTGAATTGCTCAAGGCGGGCATAGCCGCCGCCGATCCCGCCACCGCGGTTACCAAGCATCTGCTCAATCGCGCGGGGCGCTTTTGCCTTGGTCTCAATGCCGACAACAGCCAGACTCGTAGCGGCGACTGGCATAGGATTCGAGTCATAGCCTTTGGCAAAGCCGCCTGCGTAATGGCTGAGGCAACCCGTTCCACCATACCATCGGATTTACTGACAGTCCCCGGCCTCATCGTCACCACCTACGAGAACGCCCGGCCCATCGAAGGCTTTGAGGTGCTTGCGGCTGGTCATCCGCTGCCGGACGAAAACGGCCTGCGCGCCGCTGAAATCATGGCCTCAAGCGTGCAACGGGCGCAAAAAAACGAATTGGTGTTGGCATTGATCTCGGGCGGCGGCTCGGCGCTACTCCCCTGCCCGGTTGATGGCCTCTGCCTGGCCGATAAAATCACCACGACCCAATTGTTGTTGAATAGCGGCGCCAGCATTCATCAGCTTAATTGCGTGCGCAAGCATCTCTCTCGACTCAAGGGCGGCGGCTTGGCGAAACTATCCGCGCCGGCCGATTTGCATGCCATGATATTATCCGATGTCTTGGACGACGATTTGAGCGTGATCGCCAGCGGCCCGACCGTGGCCGACGATACGACCTTTGCCGAGGCGATCGAGATTTTGCAAACCCGGCAACTCTGGAACCAAACGCCTGTCAGGGTTAGAGAGCATCTCGAGCAGGGCAAGCGGGGCCTACGAGACGAAACCCTGAAATCTGACGCCGCATTGTTACACCATGTGAGCCACACACTGATCGGTAGCAACGCGCTCAGCGTCGCCGCCGCGATGAAAGCCGCCCAAACCCTGGGTTATGAAGCAGAACTGTACCACTCAAGCTTGTGCGGCGAAGCGCGCGAGGTCGCCAGCCAATTGGCCGTGAATTGCAAGCAACGCTACCACGCCGGACTCCAACAACCCGTCGCGTTGATCGCAGGCGGTGAAACCACCGTGACTGTGACGGGCCAAGGTAAAGGCGGCCGCAACCAGGAAATGACGCTGGCGTTTGCACTGGCCATGGAAAAACTGGGCTTGAAACAGCATTGGACTTTTTTGAGCGCGGGCACCGATGGCCGCGATGGCCCGACCGACGCCGCCGGCGGGCTCGTCGATGGCCAAACATTGACCCACATGCGCGCGGCCGGCATAGCCCCTGAAGCGGCGCTTGCTGACAATGACGCGTATACAGCGCTGAAAGCCTCGAATGATTTAGTCATCACCGGCGCCACCTCTACCAATGTCGCCGATTTGCAAATACTATTGCTGCACCCTATTACCGAATAA
- a CDS encoding NADP-dependent methylenetetrahydromethanopterin/methylenetetrahydrofolate dehydrogenase, with protein MKKLLFQFDTDTHPSAFDTVVAYDGGADHVIGHGGLTPENVGALVEGCIFTRAPKDKKNTAIFVGGSNMEAGQMLLAAVQKHFFPGFQVSVMLDSNGSNTTAAAAVARIAQSTALAGKKAVVLAGTGPVGQRAAAMMALEGAEVCITSRHIFNAEKACFAMKERFNVDITPIQADDFDARAAAIQDAHIVFATGAAGVELLKPEHWQNNPNLEVLADANATPPVGIGGTEVMDKGKDRHGKIIWGAIGFGALKLALHRACIAKLFEDNKQVLDAEVIFKLAKDMA; from the coding sequence ATGAAAAAATTGCTATTCCAGTTCGACACCGACACGCACCCCTCGGCCTTCGACACGGTCGTGGCTTACGATGGCGGCGCCGATCATGTCATCGGCCATGGCGGACTTACTCCGGAAAATGTCGGCGCATTGGTTGAAGGCTGCATTTTTACCCGCGCGCCCAAAGACAAGAAAAATACCGCCATCTTCGTTGGCGGCAGCAACATGGAGGCCGGCCAAATGTTATTGGCCGCGGTGCAAAAGCATTTTTTTCCTGGCTTTCAAGTGTCCGTGATGCTGGATAGCAATGGCAGCAACACCACGGCTGCCGCCGCGGTGGCAAGAATTGCACAAAGCACCGCGCTGGCCGGCAAAAAAGCGGTGGTACTGGCGGGTACAGGGCCGGTTGGCCAGCGCGCCGCCGCGATGATGGCATTGGAAGGCGCGGAAGTCTGCATTACCTCAAGACATATTTTCAACGCGGAAAAGGCTTGTTTCGCGATGAAGGAGCGTTTTAACGTCGACATTACCCCGATCCAGGCTGATGATTTCGATGCGCGGGCAGCCGCGATTCAAGACGCCCACATCGTCTTCGCCACCGGCGCTGCGGGGGTGGAATTGTTGAAACCGGAACATTGGCAGAACAACCCGAATCTGGAAGTATTGGCTGATGCCAATGCTACCCCGCCAGTCGGCATTGGCGGCACGGAAGTCATGGACAAAGGCAAGGACCGCCACGGCAAAATCATTTGGGGCGCGATCGGCTTTGGCGCGTTGAAATTAGCCCTGCACCGGGCCTGCATTGCCAAGCTTTTTGAAGATAACAAACAGGTGCTTGACGCCGAGGTTATCTTCAAACTGGCCAAAGACATGGCCTGA
- a CDS encoding malate dehydrogenase yields MKTPVDIAVTGAAGQISYSLLFRLAAGDLLGPDQPIVLRLLEITPALEVLKGVVMELHDCAFPLLHKVVITDDPKVAFDNVDYAFLIGAKPRRHGMLRSDLLSENAEIFIVQGRALNEAASRNVKVLVTGNPANTNAYLAISQAPDLAPECFAAMTMLDHTRAVSQLAQKCGVLTKDIKNITVWGNHSCMQYPDLHHARVKGQEALSLVEHDWFVNEFLPTVQHRGTEVIKTRGQSSAGSAANAVIKHMSTWINGTDDGDWVSMAVPSDGSYGIEPGLVFSFPVTVTNGQYNIVKGLDLNEFSLERLRQNQAELIEERQMVRHLL; encoded by the coding sequence ATGAAAACACCCGTCGATATTGCCGTGACAGGCGCTGCTGGCCAAATTAGCTACTCATTGTTGTTTCGTCTGGCGGCGGGAGACTTGTTGGGACCCGATCAGCCCATCGTACTGCGCTTGTTGGAAATTACCCCGGCATTGGAGGTGCTGAAAGGGGTAGTCATGGAATTACATGATTGCGCCTTTCCGCTGCTGCACAAGGTCGTCATCACCGATGACCCCAAAGTGGCCTTCGATAACGTCGATTATGCCTTCCTGATTGGCGCCAAGCCGCGCCGACACGGCATGCTCAGGAGCGATTTGCTATCGGAAAACGCCGAAATTTTCATCGTGCAAGGGCGGGCGTTGAACGAAGCCGCCAGTCGCAACGTCAAGGTATTGGTCACCGGCAATCCGGCCAACACCAACGCCTACCTTGCCATCAGTCAGGCACCCGATCTGGCGCCGGAATGTTTCGCGGCGATGACGATGCTGGACCACACGCGCGCAGTCAGTCAATTGGCGCAAAAATGCGGGGTACTGACCAAGGACATCAAAAACATCACGGTGTGGGGCAATCACTCCTGCATGCAGTATCCGGACCTGCATCATGCCCGCGTCAAGGGACAGGAGGCACTGTCGCTGGTTGAGCATGACTGGTTCGTCAACGAATTTTTACCGACCGTCCAGCATCGCGGCACGGAAGTCATCAAGACTCGTGGTCAATCCAGCGCGGGTTCCGCGGCCAATGCGGTGATCAAGCACATGTCTACCTGGATAAACGGCACCGATGACGGCGATTGGGTCAGCATGGCGGTGCCTTCGGATGGTAGTTATGGTATCGAACCGGGCTTGGTGTTTTCGTTTCCGGTGACGGTGACAAACGGCCAGTACAACATCGTAAAAGGCCTGGATTTGAATGAATTCAGCCTGGAAAGACTGCGGCAAAATCAGGCCGAGTTGATCGAAGAGCGGCAAATGGTCAGGCATTTGCTTTAA